One genomic region from Ignavibacteriales bacterium encodes:
- a CDS encoding Tat pathway signal protein, whose amino-acid sequence MKRLIKIKTLLMVVFIFGSCNAQQEHQTIVFKSNGKINFTLSVNEIKFLDSIQYRTFLYFINESNHENGLVKDRNASWAPASIAAIGFALPSYAVGVERNWVNREEASLITLNTLNFFLNSTQSKETNATGYKGFYYHFLGMNSGTREWRSELSSIDTGLLMMGIIFARNYYNLNNKIENEIRSLAGKLLDRLDWDFFKMPPIGKYANSISMGWDPDEGLHNMGWVGYNEALFLYVLAAGSGMSNIEEAYNAWLAFYDWRTPYSGLSHAVFPPLFGHQFSHVFIDFRGLADRYMSEKGIDYFENSRRATLVQRLYAIDNPHNWVGYDSLCWGISASDGPTEKYNFDDRIFLGYAGRGTSGPDLNYFDDGTIAPYAAISSIVFAPEIVLPTIKSFNEKYSEGLWKKYGYVDSFNPTLNWYNKEYIGIDQGPMLLMIENFRTGLVWNYVMKDPIIQKGLTKLGFEYIK is encoded by the coding sequence ATGAAACGATTGATTAAAATAAAAACTCTATTGATGGTTGTCTTTATATTTGGAAGTTGTAATGCTCAACAGGAACACCAGACGATTGTTTTTAAATCAAACGGAAAAATTAATTTTACTCTCTCTGTTAACGAAATAAAATTTCTGGATTCTATTCAATACCGTACCTTTCTATATTTTATTAATGAATCAAACCATGAAAACGGATTAGTTAAAGATAGAAATGCTAGCTGGGCTCCAGCAAGTATTGCTGCTATTGGCTTTGCTCTTCCATCTTATGCAGTGGGAGTTGAGAGGAATTGGGTTAACAGAGAAGAAGCATCACTAATAACACTTAATACTCTGAATTTCTTTTTGAACTCTACACAAAGTAAAGAGACAAATGCTACGGGATATAAAGGTTTTTATTATCATTTTCTCGGAATGAATTCCGGTACACGCGAATGGCGTAGTGAACTTTCCTCCATTGATACCGGGCTTTTAATGATGGGAATTATTTTTGCAAGAAATTATTATAATCTGAATAATAAAATTGAAAATGAAATTCGATCACTAGCAGGAAAATTACTAGACAGACTTGATTGGGATTTCTTTAAAATGCCCCCGATTGGAAAATATGCTAATTCTATTTCTATGGGATGGGATCCCGATGAAGGATTACATAATATGGGCTGGGTGGGTTACAACGAAGCTTTGTTCTTATATGTTTTAGCTGCAGGCTCTGGTATGAGTAATATCGAAGAAGCTTACAATGCCTGGTTGGCCTTCTACGATTGGAGAACACCATATTCGGGTCTTTCACATGCAGTTTTCCCTCCATTATTTGGTCATCAGTTTTCTCACGTGTTTATCGATTTTAGAGGTCTAGCTGATAGGTATATGAGCGAAAAGGGAATTGATTACTTCGAAAATTCACGAAGAGCAACTTTAGTTCAAAGATTATATGCAATTGATAATCCTCATAATTGGGTTGGATATGATTCTTTATGCTGGGGAATTTCTGCAAGCGATGGTCCGACAGAAAAGTACAATTTTGATGATAGAATATTTTTAGGTTATGCAGGCAGAGGAACAAGCGGACCTGATCTAAATTATTTTGATGATGGAACAATTGCACCATATGCTGCTATATCATCCATTGTGTTTGCACCTGAAATAGTTTTACCAACAATCAAATCCTTCAATGAAAAATACAGCGAAGGTTTATGGAAAAAATATGGTTATGTTGATTCGTTCAATCCAACACTAAATTGGTATAACAAAGAATATATAGGAATTGACCAAGGTCCAATGTTACTGATGATTGAGAATTTTAGGACCGGCTTGGTTTGGAATTATGTAATGAAAGATCCTATTATTCAAAAAGGATTAACTAAGCTGGGATTTGAATACATAAAATAA